Proteins encoded together in one Nostoc sp. PCC 7524 window:
- the atpB gene encoding F0F1 ATP synthase subunit A, with protein sequence MLNFLNFYSVPLAELEVGKHLYWQIGNLKLHGQVFLTSWFVIGLLVLVSVAASSNIKRIPSGIQNLMEYALEFIRDLAKNQIGEKEYRPWVPFVGTLFLFIFVSNWSGALVPFKLIHLPEGELAAPTSDINTTVALALLTSLAYFYAGFSKKGLGYFGNYVQPVSFMLPFKIIEDFTKPLSLSFRLFGNILADELVVGVLVLLVPLFVPLPVMALGLFTSAIQALIFATLAAAYIGEAMEDHHGEEHEGHH encoded by the coding sequence ATGCTGAATTTTCTGAACTTCTATTCTGTTCCACTTGCCGAATTGGAAGTGGGAAAACATCTGTACTGGCAAATAGGTAACTTAAAATTGCATGGTCAGGTGTTTCTCACATCCTGGTTTGTTATTGGCTTGTTAGTGCTAGTTTCTGTAGCAGCAAGCAGTAATATTAAGCGAATTCCCAGTGGCATACAGAACCTCATGGAGTATGCCCTCGAATTCATTCGGGATTTGGCTAAAAACCAGATTGGCGAAAAAGAATATCGCCCTTGGGTGCCGTTCGTTGGCACTTTGTTTTTGTTCATTTTTGTGTCAAATTGGTCTGGGGCGCTAGTTCCTTTCAAGCTGATTCATTTGCCAGAAGGGGAATTAGCAGCACCTACAAGTGACATCAATACCACGGTTGCTTTAGCTTTGTTGACATCTTTGGCATATTTTTATGCAGGGTTCAGCAAAAAAGGTTTGGGGTATTTTGGCAACTACGTACAACCTGTATCGTTCATGTTGCCATTTAAGATTATTGAAGACTTCACTAAGCCCCTATCCCTAAGCTTCCGTTTATTCGGTAACATCTTAGCTGATGAACTTGTAGTTGGTGTATTGGTATTATTAGTTCCCTTATTTGTACCTTTGCCAGTCATGGCTTTGGGACTATTTACCAGCGCCATCCAGGCACTAATTTTTGCCACTTTGGCCGCGGCTTACATCGGTGAAGCGATGGAAGACCATCATGGCGAAGAGCATGAGGGACATCACTAA
- a CDS encoding F0F1 ATP synthase subunit B, with product MGTFLLLMAEASAVGGELAEGAAEGGFSLNTNILETNLINLAIIITVLLVFGRKVLGNTLKTRRENIETAIKNAEQRAANAAKQLQEAQQKLEQAQAEAERIKTAAQESAQTASQAIIAQAAVDIERLQAAGAADLNAELDKAIAQLRQRVVALALQKVETELKGGIADDAQKALIDRSIAQLGG from the coding sequence ATGGGGACTTTTTTACTGTTGATGGCGGAAGCCAGCGCCGTTGGAGGTGAATTGGCAGAGGGTGCGGCGGAAGGTGGTTTTAGTCTAAATACTAATATTCTAGAAACCAACCTGATTAACCTGGCCATTATTATTACTGTGCTGTTGGTGTTTGGGCGGAAGGTGCTAGGTAATACCCTAAAAACTCGTCGCGAGAACATCGAGACAGCAATTAAGAATGCAGAACAACGTGCCGCTAATGCAGCCAAACAACTGCAAGAGGCACAACAAAAGCTAGAGCAAGCGCAAGCAGAAGCTGAAAGAATCAAAACAGCAGCTCAAGAGAGCGCCCAAACTGCAAGTCAAGCAATCATTGCACAAGCTGCTGTAGACATTGAACGCTTGCAAGCAGCTGGCGCAGCAGACTTGAATGCAGAACTAGATAAAGCGATCGCGCAGTTGCGGCAGCGAGTAGTAGCTTTGGCATTGCAAAAGGTCGAAACAGAACTCAAAGGCGGCATTGCTGATGATGCTCAAAAGGCTTTAATTGACCGCAGCATTGCACAACTGGGAGGCTAG
- the atpH gene encoding ATP synthase F1 subunit delta → MTSKVANTEVAQPYAQALLSIAQSQNLTEEFGTDARTLLSLLSGNQQLKTFIDNPFISAENKKAAIKQILGADANPYLRNFLLLLVDKRRIFFLAEILQQYLALLRQLNQTVLAEVTSAVPLTEEQQQAVTQKVLAITKARQVELETKVDSDLIGGVIIKVGSQVIDSSIRGQLRRLSLRLSSS, encoded by the coding sequence ATGACAAGTAAAGTAGCAAACACCGAAGTAGCCCAGCCGTATGCACAGGCACTGTTGTCCATCGCCCAATCGCAAAATTTGACGGAAGAGTTCGGCACAGATGCGCGTACTTTGCTGAGTCTACTTTCCGGAAACCAGCAGCTAAAAACTTTTATCGACAACCCTTTTATTTCTGCCGAGAACAAAAAGGCTGCGATTAAACAAATTTTGGGCGCAGATGCCAACCCTTACTTACGCAATTTCTTATTACTACTGGTAGATAAACGCCGGATTTTCTTCTTGGCAGAAATTCTCCAGCAGTATCTAGCACTATTGCGGCAACTTAATCAAACTGTGTTAGCGGAAGTGACTTCTGCTGTACCGCTCACAGAAGAACAACAGCAAGCTGTGACCCAAAAGGTACTCGCCATCACTAAGGCTCGTCAGGTAGAACTAGAAACCAAAGTAGACAGTGACCTGATCGGTGGTGTGATTATCAAAGTAGGCTCTCAGGTAATAGACTCCAGTATCCGGGGTCAACTTCGTCGCCTGTCCTTGCGTTTAAGCAGTAGCTAG
- a CDS encoding F0F1 ATP synthase subunit B', whose amino-acid sequence MTHWITLLAVEEVAKEGGLFDLDATLPLMAIQFLVLALLLNSTLYKPLGNAIDGRNEYIRTNQLEAQERLSKAENLAQQYEQELAGARRQAQTIIADAQAEAQKIAAQKIAAAQQEAQAQREKAAGEIEQQKQQALASLEQQVDALSRQILEKLLGADLVSHR is encoded by the coding sequence ATGACACATTGGATCACCTTATTGGCTGTGGAAGAGGTTGCTAAAGAAGGGGGGCTGTTTGATTTAGACGCTACCCTACCTTTAATGGCAATCCAGTTTTTAGTGTTAGCCTTGTTGTTGAACTCCACTCTTTACAAACCACTAGGCAACGCTATCGATGGACGGAATGAATATATCCGTACAAATCAATTAGAAGCTCAAGAGCGTTTGTCAAAAGCTGAAAATTTGGCACAGCAGTATGAGCAAGAGTTAGCAGGAGCTAGACGGCAAGCCCAAACAATTATTGCTGACGCTCAAGCCGAGGCACAAAAAATTGCTGCCCAAAAAATTGCCGCAGCACAACAAGAAGCTCAAGCGCAACGAGAAAAAGCTGCTGGTGAAATTGAGCAGCAAAAGCAGCAAGCCCTGGCTTCTTTAGAGCAACAAGTGGATGCCCTAAGTCGCCAAATTCTAGAAAAGCTGTTAGGAGCTGATCTAGTAAGCCACCGCTAA
- a CDS encoding ATP synthase subunit I, translated as MSLSDESIAPTQTTRQDTQPGFEDTEPVDSSMQEFYQLYQELLLITLVLTGIIFISVWIFYSLNIALNYLLGACTGVVYLRMLAKDVERLGREKQQLSKTRLALLVALILLASRWNQLQIMPIFLGFLTYKATLIIYVVRVSFISDSPKLRQP; from the coding sequence GTGAGCTTGTCAGACGAATCAATAGCACCCACTCAGACAACGCGACAAGATACTCAGCCTGGTTTTGAGGACACAGAACCAGTAGACTCTTCTATGCAGGAGTTCTATCAACTCTATCAGGAGTTGTTGCTAATCACACTTGTCTTAACAGGGATTATTTTTATCTCTGTCTGGATTTTTTACTCCCTAAACATTGCCCTGAATTATTTATTGGGGGCGTGTACAGGTGTGGTTTACTTGAGAATGTTGGCGAAAGACGTTGAGCGTTTAGGTAGAGAAAAACAGCAACTGAGTAAAACTCGGTTAGCCCTGTTAGTAGCTCTGATTTTGCTAGCATCGCGGTGGAATCAACTACAAATCATGCCCATATTTTTGGGATTTCTCACCTATAAAGCTACGCTCATCATCTATGTAGTTAGGGTGTCTTTTATCTCTGACTCGCCAAAGCTCCGGCAACCTTAA
- the atpE gene encoding ATP synthase F0 subunit C gives MDPLISAASVLAAALAVGLAAIGPGIGQGNAAGQAVEGIARQPEAEGKIRGTLLLSLAFMEALTIYGLVVALVLLFANPFA, from the coding sequence ATGGATCCATTGATTTCTGCTGCTTCCGTTTTAGCTGCTGCTTTAGCTGTTGGTTTGGCTGCTATCGGCCCTGGTATTGGTCAAGGTAATGCAGCAGGACAAGCTGTAGAAGGTATTGCTCGCCAGCCAGAAGCAGAAGGCAAAATTCGCGGTACATTGCTACTGAGCTTGGCGTTCATGGAAGCGTTAACCATCTACGGTCTAGTAGTTGCTCTTGTACTACTATTTGCTAACCCCTTCGCATAA